The following is a genomic window from Elaeis guineensis isolate ETL-2024a chromosome 10, EG11, whole genome shotgun sequence.
CAAATAAAGAAGGATGGTTATTACTCATAAAGAAGGATAGTTAATTATTTCTTGCAAAAAAATGCTGTAATGCCTCAACCTTTGATTTTTACCTCCATTCATAATGGAACAATGCTTTTTTCTCTATATAAATAGGGCCAAAAGACTCCAAATGGACAATATCTTATTGCTCATCCATTAGCTCATACTATCCTTATGTTCCTTTTACTTTTAGGTTAATGAGATAACTTCTTGTAGGTCGATTAGCTAATCTTCCGAAGATTGACCTATGTAGCAGGCCAAGCAATCCAAGCCAAGCAATCTAGGCTGAGCTATCCATACCGAGTAATCCAGATTTACCAAACTAATCGACCAAATATGCAAATCAGACTATTCTatataactctttttttttttttttctattgctaTTTCGAAGTCccctctgacttaagcatcggagaatTTAATTGGAGCTTATGAGTTTCATGCTTGATATATGCGGGTTTACTGATGTCCTCCAAACCTCCACcatcaacagaaagaattttggCACCAGCAAAAGTCTTGATTTATGTGTGAACGGCTGGCAAGATAGACTTCACGCAAAGCAAAATGTTGTGGTGCCCTTCCTTGACCTTGATAGAACACCGGCGTCCCATGCTCGCCAAAAGGCCGCCATCACGAGTCGGTCCCATGCTGGTCTACGTACCGGCTGAACTTAGATTTTCCTCAAGAGATCATCATTAATGCTATTACCGGTGAGTCCGCGCTCCACGAAGTTGCTGCGAAACTGCAGCAGCTGGCAGCTGAATCTTAAACTCCAGCGCAATTCTGGCTAGAATGGAATGGCCCGAATCCTTCTCCAAAAAATGTCAACCATATATTCTGTTCTTCATGAGGCCCTCCACACATTTCTTCAGTAGGAACATCTACGCAGTAGAAATTCTGTCAGCAGCCACCAAAAGATTGCGAAACTGCTCGGCCCTCTCTTGTTGAACAAAGGTCCTCGGACTACCTGTTAGTGCCctgatctctctctctcgctctctcttctctctttctttgtgTGGAATAGGACGCAGCAAGATGCTACTCCTGATGCCATGACCATGACCATGACCTCTATCAGtcgtcacttttttttttttttctgtatcaCTTTGACTCTGTCTTTTGTTCTCATCTTGTTTCTCTGTAAATAGCCTCTTAATCTAACAAAGGCTGGGGGAACACTTTGTTTCCTCCATTtccgtttaaaaaaaaaaaagaatctcaaaCTAAGTAACATGGCTGGAGGTTGAATCTGGTTCAACAAAACAAAGAGGATAATATACAGGATTGTAAGGATTATTAATTCAACATGGTCATAAGCAGATTAACATGATCTTCAGGAAACTGCAAGGAAATTGTACCTTAGCTAATTGTTTGAAATGCTTGTCAGAATAATTTGTAGCAGTGTAGAGAAAtgattttctttttattaaatcGGACGGAGAAATGgcatctttaaaaaattttagtcacGAACTATCATCTTACATTAATTTGCATAACATTTTTACCACTTGTCAAACAACATCTACAACCTCTGGGTGGAAGGTGGTTCTTTGAATAAAAGCCAACAAAATTTTGCATATTCTGCTTATGCCAGAACAAAACTATGACAtctactaattaattttctaattcTATGGAAACTAGTGATATTTTTATGGTACTTCAAACTAGATTTGGACtacaatattttttctttaatccaGTTCTTGTTTCATAGGTGCTTCCATTAGAAACATCCGGACCTTCTaaacaacaaaaacaaaacaaTTAATTTTATAGCCTGAGTGGTTGTTTCCCTGAACCTCCTCTTGCTAGGATTTGGGACAGGatattatttcattttttttttttaattgaaggtTGCATCTTTAGAAGGGCCTCTATCTACATATTGCATTCTGTTTTGTCTTTGGTTGGGAGGATACATCTATGGACTTATTGCACCTTTGTCAATTAATTAATTTAGCAGGAAAGTTCAAGTCCTGGATTGTTTTGTGAAAGATGCAGGGAACATCCACAATGCATAAACGCATTTTATTTGCTGTATTTGTCTGACATCTCAAATAATAATAGATATCTAAAATGATCCATAACAAGATCCCATTACTTCATCTTTTAAGAATCCTTTGAACATCACAATTTCCTTCTCCCCTTAATTAAGATCTCCACTTGCTAggatattttttgtgatgaattgCTAACAAGGAAATTGTACATAAATCAAAACCAAGATTCAACAGACTAATACAAAGCATTATAGCATGCGCAGCCTAATTTCCTCCTCACTTCCTCTTTCACTGTGACCCCGTTCTGCTTTTAAATACTTCCATGACCTGAAATAAGAGACTTTGATTCTCATAGTAGTCCTGAGCTGATTCTCTGAACACATGCCTCCCAGCACTAGTAGGCCCCTTCTCCCCTTCGTTGCCCCACCTACTGACGTCCTAAAATGGACACAAATATGCATGTCTAAAGCTCCtacttctcttctcttcctcctatcCTGTTGCTCTCTCTTTTCTGATAGAGCAGTAGCCTTTCACCTCGGTGTCATCGTGAACACCAACTCTCTAGTCGGAAGAGAGCAAAAGATCGCCATTGAGACCGCAGCGCACTACTTCAACTCCTCCACTACAACACTATTCCTCGACGTCTGCGAGTCCAATAGCATTGATCCCATCCAAGCAAACGCTTACGGTAATATTTCTTCAACCAATAATATCTCACATGGGTAACAAGCAGGTAGGTTAACAACCATATGTTATGTTTGCTTCTGGCAAATTTATGCCTGTGGGTGCAGCTAGAAGTCTCATGAAAAGGGGGGCAGAAGCAGTAATTGCTACGGGAACATGGCCAGAGGTGGTAACACTGGCCGGCATCGGCTCCAAAGAAAGGATTCCGGTGCTCTCTCTAGCCACAACATCGCCGCCAACCTTATCTCCAAGGCCTTTCCTGGTGCGAATGTCGTACCCTGCCTCCGGTCAGGCGCGTTGCCTCGCCCAAGTCGTGAAATCGTACAATTGGCGGAGAGTCATCGTCATCTATGAAGATGATGACTATGGTAGCATTACTGCAATGGCCTCACTCCTTTTCGATGCTCTCAATACCGTTGGATCGGAAGTCATCGACTACATTGCCTTCCCACCGGTGGACACACTCTCCAATCCAAGGGCTTCAGTTCAAAAAGAGCTGAAGAGGATACGCCGTCATCTCTCCCGGGTGTACATCATCCTCCAGTCCTCACGATTGCTGACTGTCTCTCTGTTTGAGGAAGCGAAGGAGTTGGGAATGATGGCGAAAGGCCATGTATGGATTGCCAACGATGATACCACCACCCTCCTCGACTCGACCTTGGAACCCTCATTCATCTCTTCTCACATGCAAGGAGTGGTAGGAATCAAGACCTACTTTGATGAGACAAGCGATTCCTACCAAGTCTTCAAAGCCGAATTCCAACGAAAATTCAAAGCGGATTATGGGAGCAAGGGGGAGCCTGGAAAGTTTGCCGTTCGAGCATATGACGGGGTACATGCGATTGCTCATGCTGCCGTCGAGACGAAGACAATGAGGAGCAACACATTGTTAGAAGGTATCCTATCAAGCCATTTTATGGGGCTCAGTGGGTTCATAAGGTTCAGAAGTGATGGAGGTCTACCAGAGGGCAAGGGCTACTCGGCATTTCGGGTCGTCAATGTAGCGGGGAAGAGCTACCGGGAGTTGGGGTTCTGGTTGGAGGGCTTCGGTTTTTACAAAGAGGAGGGAGAGATGGTCCGCCATGGGGAGCGGGTGGATGCCTTAAGCCCGGTGTACTGGCCGGGAGGACCCGAGAGGGTCCCCAGTGGGTGGGGAAAGCTCAAGATTGGAGTACCGACGACTGCAACGTTTGATCAGTTTGTGAAGGTGGAGTATGACGAGCGGAGGATGGTGAAGAAAGTGACCGGGTTTTGCATCGACGTCTTTAATGAGACTTTGGTGCACTTGAAGTATGACCTCGAGTATGAGTTCTTAGCTTTCAATGGCACCTACGACAACCTCCTCAACCAAATCCCCTTGAAGGTATGCATGGAATGGTGTAATTGTTTCATTTCTTCCAAGGGACAAGACTACTTTGGGTTGgatattttaatttgaattaatcctTCCTCTCTCTTTGAGGAGTGTTATTGGTTCAGGTCTGTAGCTCAGCTAGTGGACCAGTCGAACTGCGGAGCAACACTCACATTGATGGACAAAAGGGAAAAACGCACAACACATGCGCTTCCATGCATGTTGCTTTGCCATTGGACTGATCCACCAGCTTAGTTGTGGATCTAATTCAACTAAAAATTATTCCTCTTTGAGACAAACACCGGAATGAGAATTTATTGATTGGAGCATCAGAATTGAAGATCGTCTACCATAACAACTCGGCCAACTAGTGTAGGAACCCAAGATCACCGAGAGGCCCAACAAATGTATAGCACCAAGGAAGCAAGTTGCGAGAAATATACGCTCACAACAATAAATCAAATCACAGCAGGCAAATACTTCAGTCAAATCCAACTAAAATAGAGACAACAAGCTTAGAGCAAAACAAGAGCTTCattcttgggtttttttttttttttttttaatggttgtTTCTACTTTTGTTTTTTTTGGAAGGAATAGAAATGATGTTAGCCTATTATTAATTATTCCTTTCTAACCAAGATGATGTAAAATCAAATCAAACATAAGGCTCACTCAAGATGGTTCTAATCTGATTTAACTTTTTTCAATAATCTACTTAGTCGAAATTTTAATTGTATATTGATCCAACCCATTTACAGTCCTCATGGAACATAAACTAGTGATGAGATAATGATATATGTGTGCTAACAGGTATATGATGCCGCAGTGGGAGATATTACAATTCTAGATAAACGTTCAATAAATGTTACATTCACAGAGCCATACCTCTCATCCGGTCTTTCTATGCTAGTCCGTATGCGATCAAACCGCACGCAATGGATGTTTACGAAGCCATTTACAATGCGAGTGTGGCTTTTGATCATTGCCACCATGATCTACACAGGGATCATCATGTGGTATCTGGAACACAAGATAAACCCCGAGTTTGATGGCCCTTGGTGGACACAACTTGGAGCCACATTTTGGCTAACTATCTCCACCATCTTCTTCGCACATGGTGAGTTTTGCATACCATGCATCCAAGATTCATCAATATATGGTTTATTTATCCCTGTTGTTTTCGACAATTAATTAGTAATATTATCTTTGCATCTTTTCTGTAGGGAGGCTCTATAGTTACTACACTAAAATAGTGGCGGTGGTATGGCTCGTTGCGGTCTTCATCTTGACCTCCTGCTTCACAGCTAATCTCAGTTCTATTTTAACTACCGAGAAGCTTGAACCAATGGTGGTAGACGGTAAGATTGGATACGACGGGGACTTATTTGTTCGGAAATACTTACAAGACGTGTTGGGATACAAGGAGGATAAGTTTGTGAAGATTGGAAAAGCTGAAAACTACGTCGATGCCTTTGAGAGTGGGAACATCACGGCAGCCATTCTTGAGGTTCCCTATTTACGGGTGTTTATTTCAAAACATGATGATTACACTGCTCAAGGAGAAACATACATGCTTGGAGGCTTTGGCTTTGTAAGTATCTCCAGtccttaatttattatttttttgcaatAATAATCAGAGCACTTGCAACGTTGTCGAAGAAATGAGAGTTATAAAGGTTAATGATGTAGTTGTAGGCCATTAAGGCTTACAACAAAAAAGAAATTGAAAAACCAAAATAAATATCTGCTCTCCACTCACTTCCTACATATCTCTTCATTTGCAGGCATTTCCTAAAGGTTCTCCCATGGCAGAAGATTTCTCTCGAGCCATATTGGGACTAACCGAGGATGGGACACTGAAGAAGTTGGAAGACAAGTGGTTCTCATTCTCCATGTCCAATTGTCCAACTCCAGACAAGGATGGAAAGAGGGATAGCCTCAGTTTGGACAGCTTTTGGGTGCTCTTCCTCTTCGTCGGTGGCACTTCGACCATCGTCTTTCTTATCGAGACTCGCTTGACCATCCACCATGCAGTAGGTGTATCCTTGATGGAGATATTCAATATGATCCGGAGGTCTAGGAATTCCTGGAAAAGAGGAGGGCTTGGACTTCAAGGAGTAGCAACCTTTTCTTCAGACCAAGAAGGGAATGCTACGAGCATGGATCAAAGACCATCCGATCACATGATAGAGCTCCATCGTCATGCCTGCGATGACAATGAGCAAACCCGCTGGTGAAACCATCAACAATAGACTTAAGTCATGGACATGCTTGTTTTTGGGATTATATATATACTAACTCATAATCCCATATAATGCAGGGGATGCAATTTTTCAGTCAGAAGTCTTCCTTCTCCTGTCTCACATATATAGTGAGTGagatttcaaaaatatattttttaaaaattaaaaaaaatatattttttcgatGAAGTAATATCATTCAGTTGATCCAATCaacttcatatttttaatttttcaatatcTTTCATGacatataataaatctaaatatttcACATGCTTgaacataaattattaaaattcatCTAAAAAATTCAATCCAAACAAATCATATTAAAAGTGTTCTTTTCATTGGAACTCGTGATCCAACTTCTATTTTCCTTGTTCTTTGTGTGCTTAGCTCTTGCCATCACTCTGTCTTGTGAGAGCCAACCTCTGCTACTTAGTTGCTATAGAACTTTGAAGCTGTTAGCTCAGCTGTGTctagatgaaaataaaatacaTATCTGTATTTGCATATAGGCAAATGCATATATATACGTATCATGTTGCAAAAGATATCTAATGATACGACATGACCAGATTAGTCCAGCTAAAAGTTGATGTGGTGATCGTGATACACTTTGTAACTCCTTGATATAATTAGACCAGGTCGACTGTGATCAATATAAAAGCCGGACCAAACTGACTAAAAGCGACCAACCTCTAAGATCACATGTCATCTGACATGCCAAACGAAGTCCTACAGCTCGAATATGCAACTAGCTATCCAACTCGCCAGCAATCCTAGGCCAACTAGAGCCCTTTTACCTCTCAAGACGACTCTACTACCTCACGGGAAAGCAAACTCCTTACATTACAAATTAAAGCCTGTAATAATGATCCCAAATGATTACAAGATGTGGCGGATGACTGTTGCATGACCCTGGATAGTTACAATATATCTTAAGTAGTTGCAGCATGATCCTAGATTGTTATAGCACATCCCTCAACAGTTATTGCACTATCTTAGTTCATTATAATATGATTTCTGATGGTTGGAGCATGACCCTTAGGAGATTCCAAATCCCATGGCTATATATAGACTTAGAACCCTTGCATGAATGTAGTACGACAACAATAAGACTCACAAAGTTCTCATCCCTCTTTTTTTGCTTTAATTCTACTCCTTATCCTCCTTCCACATCAACATAAAACACTTTTTAACTTAAGCATTAGAGAGCCCAGCCAAGATTGGTGCCATTTGTAGGAACATGGCAACAGAAAATCTAAAGCCATCCACTAACTATGCCCAACTAGAGTCTAATGGTGCCCTGCACAACCCTTAAAGATCTCAATCTCCTCAGCCAACTCGGGAGCTATCAACATAGTGCAATTCAACCTGCTCATTCAACTGGTGTAAGCTCTCACGATAGTAGTACAGATTCTATAGTAGGAAACAATTAATCCTCTAGCCAATAAACCAAGCCACCAGGACGACCTGGCATAGGGTATAGCAACCATCCCTACCTCGAGAACCCTGAGTAAGGTTGAAGATGCAACCATTGTAACTCTCCTTCTAAGACAGGTTTCAATCCTTCTCTGCATCGACTAGAAAGGGTCTTCAGGAGGGAGGTCGATTTTGATCACAAGATCAAGAAAATGAATAACAAAATCGAAGTGTTAAGGGGGAAGAATGTCGAGGTCAGCAATGATTAGGAGATGACCAACAAGCCCCCCTTTACTAGAGAAATCATAGAAAAATCCttgccaaagaaattcaaaatgcCTTAGTTCGGGCATTATAATGGTGCCTCAGATTTGATGGACCATCTTGCTTCAATGCTTTCATGTTGCTGCAAAGAGAAACTGATATTGTAATGTGCCGAGCTTTTCTAGCCACTCTCAGGAAAGCTACATGGCTTTGGTGCTCAAGCCTTCAATCTGGCTCGATCGGCTCCTTCAATTTGGCTTGATTAGCTCCTTCAACTAGCTCAGCTGCCAATTTGCTAGTCATTTCATCAGTAGAAGAAGACACAAGAAGTTCTTGACCAGTTTGTTCATTGTCAAGCAAAGGGAAGATAAgtctttttaagattataatcgaCTACTTTAGCATTAAGGCATTAGAGGTTCGTGAGCTAGGTCACTCTATCATGATTGCAACAGTGATGAATGAGCTAAAAGGTAAGCACTTTGGTTTTGCATTGGAGAAGTGGCCTTTCAAGGACATGACAGAGCTCTAGTCCCGAGCATATAAATACATCAATGCCGAGGAAGCTATAGTTGCTTGGAGGGAGGTAGTAGGATGAAGAAATAGCAAAAAGTATAAGAACCATAAAGAAAGGATGAGTTGAGGAGAAAGCAAAGTTGAGAAGAAAGAAGCATTATGCAACGAAGGAGTCACCTTGGAGATTCAAAAGGCATACCCCTCTTAATATTCCAAGAGCTAAGATTTTGATGAAGATTCGAGACTGGAATTACCTGCATTGGTCTTGAAAGATCATGGCTCTTGCCAAAAAAGAGGGGCACGCGCAAATATCGTTGTTTCTATGAAGATTATAGGCATGGCCGAGAAGTGCCTATAATTTAAAGTTGAGATTAAGACCCTCATTTGCCTTAGATATCTTGGCCGATATGTTG
Proteins encoded in this region:
- the LOC105036188 gene encoding glutamate receptor 2.7 — protein: MPPSTSRPLLPFVAPPTDVLKWTQICMSKAPTSLLFLLSCCSLFSDRAVAFHLGVIVNTNSLVGREQKIAIETAAHYFNSSTTTLFLDVCESNSIDPIQANAYARSLMKRGAEAVIATGTWPEVVTLAGIGSKERIPVLSLATTSPPTLSPRPFLVRMSYPASGQARCLAQVVKSYNWRRVIVIYEDDDYGSITAMASLLFDALNTVGSEVIDYIAFPPVDTLSNPRASVQKELKRIRRHLSRVYIILQSSRLLTVSLFEEAKELGMMAKGHVWIANDDTTTLLDSTLEPSFISSHMQGVVGIKTYFDETSDSYQVFKAEFQRKFKADYGSKGEPGKFAVRAYDGVHAIAHAAVETKTMRSNTLLEGILSSHFMGLSGFIRFRSDGGLPEGKGYSAFRVVNVAGKSYRELGFWLEGFGFYKEEGEMVRHGERVDALSPVYWPGGPERVPSGWGKLKIGVPTTATFDQFVKVEYDERRMVKKVTGFCIDVFNETLVHLKYDLEYEFLAFNGTYDNLLNQIPLKVYDAAVGDITILDKRSINVTFTEPYLSSGLSMLVRMRSNRTQWMFTKPFTMRVWLLIIATMIYTGIIMWYLEHKINPEFDGPWWTQLGATFWLTISTIFFAHGRLYSYYTKIVAVVWLVAVFILTSCFTANLSSILTTEKLEPMVVDGKIGYDGDLFVRKYLQDVLGYKEDKFVKIGKAENYVDAFESGNITAAILEVPYLRVFISKHDDYTAQGETYMLGGFGFAFPKGSPMAEDFSRAILGLTEDGTLKKLEDKWFSFSMSNCPTPDKDGKRDSLSLDSFWVLFLFVGGTSTIVFLIETRLTIHHAVGVSLMEIFNMIRRSRNSWKRGGLGLQGVATFSSDQEGNATSMDQRPSDHMIELHRHACDDNEQTRW